The genomic DNA GACGCCAATAAGAGAGATATTACAGGACTATTCATCGGCAGATAATGCTGCGGTTGTGATGAGTGGTGAACTGGCCGATTGTTTTGCATCAAAGCAGGATGGTATTGAATTTATCTTCACTGCTGTCCGGGATGTCTTTCCTCATGCCATCTTCTATGGAACCGATGGACAATTTCATACAACGCCTGTCAGTGATCTTGCCGCGGCAAACTGGCTGGTGATGGCTGATGTTCTCCGTGACCGGTATCCTGATGCTGTCTTGGTTGATATGGGGAGTACAACCACGGATATTATCCCCCTGAATGCCTGGGAAACCCTGAAAGGTCAGACCGATTTTACCCGCCTGAAAACGGGGATGCTTTTATACTATGGTCTTCTTAGAACTCCTGTTTCATCTCTTATCAGGTCAGTCTGTCTTGACGGATCTCCAGTTCGGGTGAGCACTGAATATTTTGCCTGTGCCGGAGATGCCCATGTACTGATGGGACTTATACCGCCGGAGATGTATACAACAGTACCTCCTGATTCCTGCAGTCCGTCATGGGATCATTGTATGCGCCGGATGGCACGGATGGTTTGTGCAGATGTAGCGGAGATTGGAACGGAATATGTTCTGCATATAGCGCAGGCATATGTGCATGAGGAACAGGTATGTATTACACAGGCGGTTAGATCTGTGATGGAGCAGTATGCATGCAGACGCATTCTGACAGTGGGTGTGGGATCAGGTCTCCTGTCATCATGGCTTGATGCGCATGATCTCAATCGCGACATGGGGTCACTTTCTGATGCAATGCCGGCATGGGCGGTTCGGGAGGCAGGTTTACGAACCGTCTGATCCTCTCCTTCCTTCTCCTGGCAGGATCTCTGGGAGGAAGTCTCCTCCTCTGGTCTCTGGGGTATCCGTTCTTCTTTCTGTTTCTCTTTATTCCTCTGATACCACTTCTGGGAAGGGATCACGAGATTCACTATTGTCCGGTCTGTGGATGGGAGACGGCTGGGAATGAACGGTATTGTCCCTATGATGGGAACAGGCTTGAATGGAAAACAGACCGGTCACACCGATAATGGTTGCTGTCCATACCGGTGGATCTCTTTTTGAGGGTGCGATGACCCGGGTGATATGGGGCAGTCATTCAGGGTTTTTTGTGCTGTGATATTTCTCCGCGCTATCGTCTTCCGGTTTTTTTCAGTAATAATGATATACCGGTCGGACTGAATTCCCAGTTGCTCAATAATATGGTCATAAGTGACTGAAAGGAGAACGACCGGGGCTGTGTGGCGTGCATGGGTTCTGCATTCTTCTGCGAGAATCGGAATACTGTTTTCATATTCCTCAAAATGCTCACGTGAATACAGAATAAAAAGAAGGTGTGATTCATCTTTTCTAATCGCCCCGATAAGTCCGCTCATCCCCTCCATTCTTCTGAAGTCGATCCGGTATTTCTGATCAGGAGGAAGACAGAGCAGCGGTTCTGCATGCCCGAAGAAGAGAAAAGTTATTGGACCATGGACTGTTCTGACTGGCCCTGATATGAGCGCATTCTGGAGATCCCGTCCGGGCGCGATGTATACTGAAAAGGTATTCTGATTTATTTTCCTGAGTGTTTCATATCGCCCGGCCATATCTTCAGGTTTTCAAGAGGGCATATGTAAACGTTATCCAAGCAGGGTGAAAGTGAAAAGGTCTGAAAAGGGTTAAGATATATTCCCTTTTAGCATATCCCTGACTTTTTCAATCTCTTTCAGTTTCACTTCGTAGTCGCCCACTATTTCTGTTTTCAGTTCTTCGAGAATATCATCCAGGGATTTGATGAGGTGATAGATCATCGTCGGTCTGCCTTTTCCTTCTCTGGCGTGCCTGACATCTTTCACCCATTTCCGTTTCATAAGGTCAGATAGGGCAATACTCACCTCGGGTTGGCGCAGATCACATATCCGTTCTATCTCCCTTGAAGTTAGATCATCATCCCGTATCATCAGAACCAGGACCCGGGCAGTATTTTTCTTCAGCCCGATATCCCAGAATAAATCTGCAATTTCCTCTTCCCCCTTAGAAAATTGCAGGAGTGTATGAGTGCCCACCATAGTACACCTGAGTAAGATATGACTGAATACTATATCACAGAAAAGATATAACTTCCCATTGGTATCTCGGTAAAAAAATCCATCATGATCATAATTATTTTTATTTGATTATAATTTCAGATTCTGAAACCATTTACCTGTTGAATTGATAGGTTTGTCATATGTCCTGGTCTATGGGGAGTATTTTTATATAGTGTTGTTAGGAAGTTTACTGAATAGTTCCGTATGAGATATAAGCACCGGGTGAAATTATGTTATTCATTGTAGAGGCTGTTGCATAACTCTCAATCGATAGTACAATGAGGCAAAGCCCATAAATTTCATTGCCAATTAACGTTCCAACCGAATGGAAATTGTGCTCTTGAGGAAACGACATTTTAGTTGTGCAACAATCTCTGTATAGCCAAATTTTTTAGACAAAACTGAGCAAATAATTCGTCTCTCAAAGCATGAAAGATATTGAGGAGGAAACAAAGGGACAGGTCAGGTACGTAAGTATCTACTAAACATTGGGTTAGTATGATACGCTTGTTTTCTTTGAGACGCCTGATGAAAAAACCGCCATAATTATTGCTCTCAAGCGAAT from Methanospirillum hungatei JF-1 includes the following:
- a CDS encoding hydantoinase/oxoprolinase family protein; this translates as MIGVDIGGANLKVVDEAGAHIHYCPLWKETPIREILQDYSSADNAAVVMSGELADCFASKQDGIEFIFTAVRDVFPHAIFYGTDGQFHTTPVSDLAAANWLVMADVLRDRYPDAVLVDMGSTTTDIIPLNAWETLKGQTDFTRLKTGMLLYYGLLRTPVSSLIRSVCLDGSPVRVSTEYFACAGDAHVLMGLIPPEMYTTVPPDSCSPSWDHCMRRMARMVCADVAEIGTEYVLHIAQAYVHEEQVCITQAVRSVMEQYACRRILTVGVGSGLLSSWLDAHDLNRDMGSLSDAMPAWAVREAGLRTV
- a CDS encoding MarR family transcriptional regulator, producing the protein MVGTHTLLQFSKGEEEIADLFWDIGLKKNTARVLVLMIRDDDLTSREIERICDLRQPEVSIALSDLMKRKWVKDVRHAREGKGRPTMIYHLIKSLDDILEELKTEIVGDYEVKLKEIEKVRDMLKGNIS